The Salicibibacter halophilus DNA window ATTTGAACAAACGAAGCAAGACGAACATCGAAACGGGCAGCGATATTCAAATTTCTCCCGAGGGCATTCCCATCTGTCCAAACGGGAAGAAAATGAAATCGAATGGCTTTGACAAATCCCAGAACCGCCGGAAGTGGCGATGCACGCGATCCTGCGGGTGCTCGGACGCGACATATGGTCGAACCTACCATACGAAATCAAGCGACAACCTGCGTTTGTTTCCAAAAACGCCACGCGATTCTCAAGCGTGGAAAGACATCTATAAACGTCGAACTTCAAGCGAACGGACAAACAAGCGTGAGAAGAAAGATTATCAGTTGGAAGCCGGTCGACATCGATCAACGATGATGTGGACCATGCGCATTTATGGCATTATGATCTGCCAACACATAGACGCCTGGTATGAGAGCCAAAAAGACGATTGGAACAAGCTTAAAACGACCATCTGCCCTGCCGCTGCTTAAGTTTTTCAAAAAACGACATCCAAAATTCTGCACGTATGCCCTTTTTGAAAATGGTTTTCATTTCCATGCCTTTTAGGGCTTTTTCGGGACTATTGACCCCTTGTTCGTTTGACCGAACCACCTCCACCGCCTTCTAATTCCGAGAGGCTATTTTACTTGTTTCAGGCATATAGCGGAGTTCCGTTTTAATTACTTTACCGTTTGGGTTTTTTGGTAATATATCCATGAACTCGACATATTCAGGGACCTTAAACTTGGCAAGTCTATCTTTCACCCATTTCTTAACCTCATTTTCTGTAAGATTTTCACTTTTATGAGGTACAATACAGGCTTTTACAACTTCTCCGTATTTATCATTAGGCACACCTACAATTGCTGCTTCCAATATTTTTTGATTTGAATACAATACATCTTCAACTTCAACGGAAAAAATTTTTTCTCCACCTCGATTTACCACATCCTTAATTCGATCCATTATGGTCACAAAACCATCCTTGTCTATTACTGCCAAATCTCCAGTCGAGAACCACCCATCGGATATTGCTTTATTTGTAGCTTCTTGATTATTCCAATATTTTTGAATAACCATTGGTCCTTTAAACAATAACTCTCCAACTACCCCTGGCGCTAGGTCTTGTCGTGTTTCCGGATTAACTACGCGAGCATCATTTACAGGCGTTGGAACTCCAACGGAGCTTACATGGTTCATTTGATGTTCGTTAGGCATAATAGTTGCCGGAGAAGTGGTCTCAGTGAGTCCGTACGTATTGTGTAATTCTATATTTGGAACCCAGTTTTTTAAACCTTTTAAGGTTTCACTTGGCATAGGCGCACCACCAAAACCAGCGACTCTAATTTGTGACACATCATACTTTTTCAGCTCCGGATGTTGTAATGTCATAACATATACCGTAGGGGATGCTATAACATGCGTGATTCTTTCATCTTGTA harbors:
- a CDS encoding class I adenylate-forming enzyme family protein, whose product is MSVFWEDIGSLIQEETKNGIRMKTYKERPQNINETLRNSANRFPNKTALVHEDERVTYKQLQEQVNRAAYQLKNQYGVGKGDRVAFLLTNGVPFVVGVYAALQIGAIAVPLNTKLKSTELKFMLTNSGAKVVIANQEWWLNIETTIEQLPVETIFITEHRPPDGTIPFSRLVNQHVKDEVTAQVYENDEAFIMYTSGTTGTPKGALITHFNMLHTTLNYTYCYNLSSDDSTVVAVPAFHITGLAAQVMTLIQLGGKVVLMPFFEPKRFLEILQDERITHVIASPTVYVMTLQHPELKKYDVSQIRVAGFGGAPMPSETLKGLKNWVPNIELHNTYGLTETTSPATIMPNEHQMNHVSSVGVPTPVNDARVVNPETRQDLAPGVVGELLFKGPMVIQKYWNNQEATNKAISDGWFSTGDLAVIDKDGFVTIMDRIKDVVNRGGEKIFSVEVEDVLYSNQKILEAAIVGVPNDKYGEVVKACIVPHKSENLTENEVKKWVKDRLAKFKVPEYVEFMDILPKNPNGKVIKTELRYMPETSKIASRN